A genomic region of Salinibacter pepae contains the following coding sequences:
- a CDS encoding NAD-dependent epimerase/dehydratase family protein, with translation MNRILLLGGAGFIGCHLARYFVERGDCQITLVDNFFRSKQDEELDTLLQTPAVDIVEGDLTERSTFDRLDDEYDHVYVLAAVVGVGYTEDMPEEVWRINTAITLNTFEWLRESSVSRVLFASTSETYAGTVEEFGAEIPTQEDVPLSITDITQPRFTYAVTKMLGEAGIAHYAEAYDFEQITVRFHNVYGPRMGFKHVIPQVVERFYEEEDPFTVYGYDQTRAFCHIDDAVRGVAEAMETPGAAGRTYHIGDDRDEITIETLIRYIGDLMEFDGEYEQGPSHAGSVSRRCPDVDRAREVFGYEPQVHWKEGVEETVEWYTDYFESEREVFE, from the coding sequence ATGAACCGCATTCTTCTGCTCGGCGGTGCCGGATTTATCGGGTGCCACCTGGCTCGTTACTTCGTGGAGCGGGGCGACTGCCAGATCACGCTCGTTGATAACTTTTTTCGGAGCAAACAGGACGAGGAACTGGACACGCTACTCCAGACGCCGGCTGTTGACATCGTAGAAGGAGACCTCACCGAACGGTCGACGTTCGACCGATTGGACGATGAGTACGACCACGTCTATGTCCTCGCCGCGGTGGTCGGGGTGGGGTACACTGAAGATATGCCGGAGGAGGTGTGGCGCATCAACACAGCGATCACGCTCAACACGTTCGAGTGGCTTCGCGAGAGCAGTGTCTCCCGTGTGCTCTTTGCCTCGACGAGTGAGACTTACGCGGGCACGGTGGAGGAATTCGGAGCCGAGATTCCAACGCAAGAGGACGTACCGCTCTCCATTACCGACATCACGCAGCCCCGCTTCACGTACGCGGTGACGAAGATGCTCGGTGAGGCGGGCATCGCACATTACGCAGAGGCATATGACTTTGAGCAGATCACCGTCCGCTTTCACAACGTATATGGGCCGCGGATGGGGTTTAAGCACGTCATTCCGCAGGTCGTGGAGCGGTTCTATGAGGAGGAGGATCCGTTTACAGTCTACGGCTACGACCAGACGCGGGCCTTCTGTCACATTGACGATGCGGTTCGCGGCGTGGCAGAGGCCATGGAGACGCCCGGGGCGGCCGGGCGAACCTACCACATCGGGGACGATCGGGACGAAATCACCATAGAGACCTTGATTCGCTACATCGGCGATCTAATGGAGTTTGACGGCGAGTACGAACAAGGACCGTCGCATGCCGGCAGTGTGTCCCGTCGGTGTCCGGATGTGGACCGGGCCCGAGAAGTTTTCGGCTATGAGCCGCAGGTGCACTGGAAAGAGGGGGTGGAGGAAACAGTTGAGTGGTATACTGACTACTTTGAGTCGGAGCGTGAGGTGTTTGAGTAA